A genome region from Drosophila simulans strain w501 chromosome 2R, Prin_Dsim_3.1, whole genome shotgun sequence includes the following:
- the LOC6733917 gene encoding protein LTV1 homolog, with protein MVKGKKPYIDRKKAVTFHLVHRSQHDPLVTDENAPQRVLLEAAARQQKPKDPEPSTNPAQRQEELKKFGIHFDDDYDYMQHLKKRENDVVWEFMENPNQARKQKDSEKPGPAPKLMLPSSVFASEFEESEGMLNKAAPQTLRLDWDPDVVAALDSDCENEELEDDFVMQAMAEGDSDDEEWDDEDGEEQSDMDFDSDDLNEDENEDELMDRLAPLMRERRFDDEELKSRFTEYSMSSSVIRRNEQLSLLDDRFEKFYATYDDPELGDLALEDIEGNWHQKHPVVMQCFQEFKKKDKSIEYNKEWDRERIEKYRNVVEGEEDPTEELVEYEVADPKQKKWDCESILSTYSNIYNHPKVIDEPRRSRRSSASTNPAPIQIDPKSGLPTNVLRGGVDGQLTAKALANLVDESPAATGPKSLCAKSVLSTLSVLSIRPKDETPEEKKERKRLLKDYRNERRIEKKANTEAFKEEKKRQTHVKINQRTNQQGASIV; from the coding sequence AGTCAACACGATCCCCTGGTGACCGATGAAAATGCTCCGCAGAGGGTGCTCCTCGAGGCGGCGGCGCGCCAGCAAAAGCCGAAGGATCCAGAGCCATCCACCAATCCCGCCCAGCGGCAGGAGGAGCTAAAGAAGTTTGGTATTCACTTCGACGATGACTATGATTACATGCAGCATCTGAAGAAACGCGAGAACGACGTGGTTTGGGAGTTCATGGAGAATCCCAATCAAGCGAGAAAGCAAAAGGATAGCGAGAAACCGGGCCCTGCGCCCAAGCTAATGCTGCCCAGCTCGGTGTTCGCCAGCGAGTTTGAGGAATCCGAGGGCATGCTAAACAAGGCGGCTCCGCAAACCTTGCGTCTGGACTGGGATCCCGATGTGGTCGCTGCCCTGGACAGCGATTGTGAGAACGAAGAGCTGGAAGATGACTTCGTAATGCAGGCCATGGCTGAGGGCGACTCCGACGACGAGGAGTGGGATGACGAAGATGGGGAGGAGCAGTCCGACATGGACTTCGATTCCGATGACCTAAACGAGGATGAAAACGAGGACGAACTAATGGATCGCTTGGCACCCCTGATGCGCGAACGTCGCTTTGACGACGAGGAGCTCAAGTCGCGCTTCACCGAGTACTCCATGTCATCCAGCGTAATTCGGCGCAATGAGCAGCTGTCCCTATTGGACGATCGTTTCGAGAAGTTCTACGCCACATACGATGATCCGGAGCTGGGCGACCTGGCTCTCGAGGACATTGAGGGCAACTGGCACCAGAAACATCCCGTTGTGATGCAGTGCTTCCAGGAGTTCAAGAAGAAGGACAAGAGCATCGAGTATAACAAGGAGTGGGATCGCGAGCGCATCGAAAAGTATCGAAATGTGGTCGAGGGCGAGGAAGATCCCACGGAGGAACTGGTGGAATACGAGGTCGCCGACCCAAAGCAAAAGAAGTGGGACTGCGAGTCAATCTTGTCCACCTACTCGAATATCTACAATCACCCGAAGGTGATCGATGAGCCGCGACGCAGTCGTCGTTCCAGTGCCAGCACAAATCCAGCTCCCATTCAGATCGACCCGAAGTCAGGCCTGCCCACAAATGTGCTGCGCGGTGGGGTCGATGGCCAACTGACAGCCAAGGCGCTTGCTAATCTGGTCGATGAATCACCCGCTGCCACTGGGCCAAAGTCACTGTGCGCCAAATCGGTGCTCTCCACATTAAGCGTTCTGTCCATCAGACCCAAGGACGAGACCCCCGAGGAGAAAAAGGAGCGGAAGCGCCTGCTGAAGGACTATCGCAACGAGCGTCGCATCGAAAAGAAGGCCAACACGGAGGCCTTCAAAGAGGAAAAGAAGCGACAGACGCACGTGAAGATCAACCAGCGAACCAACCAACAGGGAGCCTCCATCGTCTAG